A single Dechloromonas denitrificans DNA region contains:
- a CDS encoding CopD family protein encodes MNLHSLLLFLHLVGVVVWIGGMFFAYVCLRPTIVELFEPPQRLQLWRGVFGRFFVWVWWAVALIAASGMTMFGQYGAGATPPGSHLMLTSGMLMIVIYVYVTSVPYPTLCRAVDAGDWKAGGAALNRIRQMVGSNLLLGLLTLGFATLGRYLA; translated from the coding sequence ATGAACCTGCACTCCCTGCTGCTCTTTCTCCACCTCGTCGGCGTTGTCGTCTGGATCGGCGGCATGTTCTTCGCCTACGTCTGCCTGCGGCCGACCATCGTCGAACTGTTCGAGCCGCCGCAACGGCTGCAGTTGTGGCGTGGCGTCTTCGGCCGCTTTTTCGTCTGGGTGTGGTGGGCCGTCGCGCTGATCGCCGCCAGCGGCATGACCATGTTCGGCCAGTACGGCGCCGGCGCGACACCGCCGGGCAGCCACCTGATGCTGACCAGCGGCATGCTGATGATCGTCATCTATGTCTACGTCACCAGCGTTCCCTACCCGACCCTGTGCCGGGCCGTCGACGCCGGCGACTGGAAGGCCGGCGGCGCCGCCCTCAACCGCATCCGCCAGATGGTCGGCAGCAACCTGCTGCTCGGCCTGCTGACGCTGGGCTTCGCCACCCTCGGCCGTTACCTGGCCTGA
- a CDS encoding DNA-3-methyladenine glycosylase family protein: MPAQPDFSQGQVMAVARQTFTLELPAGFRAADILKFHQRDAQGLAERVEADALHKGLLWDGRAACLSVRFRPGQAEVEIAIDGPSAAVPGAALMNQVRRLLGLTQSVEVFEETYRQHPQLGPLLARQSGLRVPLAATPFEALTWAITGQQISVGAAVSMRRKLIKAAGAVHSGGLACYPDAERLAALDESDLRAAGYSQSKAQTLRLVSQLVLSGELPLAEWQETLPVEAMRQRLLAVRGIGPWTVNYTLLRGFGWLDGSLQGDVAVRRALQRLLAAPEKIGEAAARDWLAPFSPWRALVGAHLWASLALSA, encoded by the coding sequence GTGCCGGCTCAACCTGACTTTTCGCAAGGCCAGGTGATGGCCGTTGCGCGGCAGACTTTCACCCTGGAATTGCCGGCTGGCTTTCGCGCCGCCGATATCCTGAAGTTTCACCAGCGCGATGCGCAGGGCTTGGCCGAGCGGGTCGAGGCCGATGCCTTGCACAAGGGGCTACTCTGGGATGGCCGGGCGGCTTGTCTGAGCGTGCGTTTTCGGCCCGGTCAGGCCGAGGTGGAGATCGCCATCGATGGCCCGTCCGCGGCTGTGCCTGGCGCCGCCCTGATGAACCAGGTGCGTCGCCTGCTTGGGCTGACCCAGTCGGTCGAGGTGTTCGAGGAAACCTATCGTCAGCATCCGCAACTCGGGCCGCTGCTCGCCCGCCAGTCCGGCCTGCGCGTGCCGCTCGCGGCGACGCCTTTCGAGGCGCTGACCTGGGCCATCACCGGTCAGCAGATCAGCGTCGGCGCGGCAGTCTCGATGCGCCGCAAGCTGATCAAGGCGGCCGGCGCGGTGCACTCCGGCGGTCTCGCCTGTTACCCGGATGCCGAGCGGCTGGCCGCGCTCGATGAGAGCGATCTGCGCGCCGCCGGTTATTCGCAGAGCAAGGCGCAGACGCTGCGGCTGGTCAGCCAGCTGGTGCTGAGCGGCGAACTGCCGCTTGCCGAATGGCAGGAAACGCTGCCGGTCGAGGCGATGCGGCAGCGGCTGCTGGCCGTCCGCGGGATCGGCCCGTGGACGGTCAACTACACGCTGCTGCGCGGTTTCGGCTGGCTGGATGGTTCGCTGCAAGGCGATGTCGCGGTGCGGCGCGCCCTGCAAAGGCTGCTCGCGGCGCCGGAAAAAATCGGCGAGGCGGCGGCCCGCGATTGGCTGGCGCCGTTTTCGCCATGGCGCGCGCTGGTCGGTGCCCACCTGTGGGCCAGTCTGGCGCTGAGCGCCTGA
- a CDS encoding type II toxin-antitoxin system RelE/ParE family toxin yields MIKTFRHRGIQTFFETGSKAGIQPHHAAKLARLLKHLDRSKQPGDMNLPGWKLHALAHDLNGHWSVWVNGNWRLTFTFDGEDAVLVDYQDYH; encoded by the coding sequence ATGATCAAAACATTTCGTCATCGAGGAATTCAGACATTTTTCGAGACCGGATCGAAAGCAGGCATCCAACCGCACCACGCTGCAAAACTTGCCCGCCTGCTCAAGCATCTTGACCGCTCGAAACAACCCGGCGACATGAACCTGCCGGGCTGGAAGCTCCATGCACTGGCGCACGATTTGAATGGTCATTGGTCGGTATGGGTCAATGGCAATTGGCGACTGACCTTTACCTTCGATGGCGAAGATGCCGTTTTGGTCGATTATCAGGATTATCACTAG
- the alkB gene encoding DNA oxidative demethylase AlkB: MGDLLAGIDSRQWTERLGPGAVVLRGFALAAAGAIYAEIERIVAQAPFRQMQTPGGFRMSVAMSNCGDYGWVTDASGYRYAAEDPESGRPWPALPAAFRELASRAAGAAGFPDFAPDACLINRYAPGARMSLHQDRDERDLSQPIVSLSLGLPAVFLFGGGKRSDPVSRVPLTHGDVVVWGGADRLRYHGVLAVKDGAHPLVGACRLNLTFRKAR; the protein is encoded by the coding sequence ATGGGCGATTTGTTGGCCGGGATCGACAGCCGGCAATGGACGGAACGGCTCGGGCCGGGCGCCGTCGTTCTGCGCGGTTTCGCCCTGGCTGCGGCCGGGGCGATCTATGCGGAGATCGAGCGGATCGTCGCCCAGGCGCCGTTTCGTCAGATGCAGACGCCGGGCGGTTTTCGCATGTCGGTGGCGATGAGCAATTGCGGCGACTACGGCTGGGTGACCGATGCCTCGGGCTATCGCTATGCCGCCGAGGATCCCGAGAGCGGCCGGCCATGGCCGGCCCTGCCGGCAGCTTTCCGCGAACTGGCGAGTCGCGCAGCGGGCGCCGCCGGCTTCCCGGACTTTGCGCCGGATGCCTGCCTAATCAATCGCTATGCCCCGGGCGCCCGGATGTCGCTGCACCAGGACCGGGATGAGCGCGATCTGAGCCAGCCGATTGTTTCCCTGTCGCTCGGCCTGCCGGCGGTGTTCCTGTTCGGCGGCGGAAAGCGCAGCGATCCGGTCAGCCGGGTTCCGCTCACCCATGGCGATGTCGTCGTCTGGGGTGGGGCGGATCGCCTGCGCTACCACGGCGTGCTGGCGGTGAAGGACGGAGCGCATCCGCTGGTCGGCGCGTGCCGGCTCAACCTGACTTTTCGCAAGGCCAGGTGA
- a CDS encoding HigA family addiction module antitoxin codes for MGRMFNPPHPGESLKEDVLPALGLSITEAAQQLGVTRTALSRVLNGRAAISPEMARRIEAWLGPERGGRAEIWLGMQMDYDLWVAEQKPAPKVTRAPELLAA; via the coding sequence ATGGGACGCATGTTCAACCCGCCGCACCCCGGCGAAAGCCTCAAAGAGGACGTTCTGCCCGCACTGGGCCTGAGCATCACCGAAGCCGCACAACAACTCGGCGTCACCCGCACCGCCCTGTCGCGCGTCCTCAACGGCCGCGCCGCCATCTCGCCGGAAATGGCCCGTCGCATCGAAGCCTGGCTCGGCCCCGAACGGGGCGGCCGCGCCGAAATCTGGCTGGGGATGCAGATGGATTACGATTTGTGGGTGGCGGAGCAGAAGCCGGCGCCGAAGGTCACGCGGGCACCGGAGTTGCTGGCTGCTTGA
- a CDS encoding threonine/serine exporter family protein has product MNEQTLARLAHFLRDLGQALHVSGAPAHDLETAMKEIGRRLGARVEGFAVLTFLALTVVSGDKSRRVELLRLPPYDYNMARLIDLDALCREISSVDQLAAYAERLAVIMRQPPPWSGWRFVLMGFPLSASVALLLRGGWVEMLCGGLIGMLFVAGYLQFARIPRLGPAVPVILCALAAFMAQGLAHIWPQQVPFISAVAGIVLLLPGFMLTVAMSELATQNYLAGTGRLTGAFVLLFLMGAGLAIGTQVSLAWLHAVPLPGALAPVPGWAMWAAIAGLGISLLAVLQAPWSSVHVSVGACLLAWAVYSLVDARMGNVVGAFAGALAVASAGHLYQYLSKRPAALVQIPGLITLVPGSMGFRGVHALIEQDSAAGIRLITDMVMTGAVLAVGLLLANNILPLLFEPRDNNRAV; this is encoded by the coding sequence ATGAACGAACAAACCCTGGCGCGGCTGGCGCATTTTCTCCGTGACCTCGGGCAGGCGCTGCATGTCAGCGGCGCGCCGGCGCACGATCTGGAAACGGCGATGAAGGAGATCGGCCGACGGCTTGGGGCGCGGGTGGAAGGCTTTGCCGTGCTGACTTTCCTGGCGCTGACCGTGGTTTCCGGCGACAAGTCGCGGCGCGTCGAGTTGCTGCGCCTACCGCCCTACGACTACAACATGGCCCGGCTGATCGACCTCGATGCGCTGTGTCGCGAGATCTCCTCGGTCGATCAGCTGGCAGCCTACGCCGAGCGGCTCGCCGTGATCATGCGTCAGCCGCCGCCGTGGTCGGGTTGGCGTTTCGTCCTGATGGGCTTCCCGCTGTCGGCCTCGGTGGCCCTGCTGCTGCGCGGCGGCTGGGTCGAGATGCTGTGCGGCGGACTGATCGGCATGTTGTTCGTCGCCGGTTATCTGCAGTTTGCCCGCATTCCCCGCCTCGGCCCGGCCGTGCCGGTCATTTTGTGCGCTTTGGCTGCCTTCATGGCGCAGGGGCTGGCGCATATATGGCCGCAGCAGGTGCCGTTTATTTCGGCGGTGGCCGGCATCGTGCTGCTGCTGCCGGGGTTCATGCTGACCGTCGCGATGTCGGAGCTGGCCACCCAGAATTATCTGGCCGGCACCGGCCGGCTGACCGGCGCTTTCGTGCTGTTGTTCCTGATGGGCGCTGGCCTGGCCATCGGCACCCAGGTCAGTCTCGCCTGGTTGCACGCCGTGCCGCTGCCGGGCGCCCTGGCTCCCGTGCCGGGCTGGGCGATGTGGGCGGCGATCGCCGGGCTGGGCATCTCGCTGCTCGCCGTGCTGCAGGCGCCGTGGTCGTCGGTGCATGTCTCGGTCGGCGCTTGTCTGCTCGCCTGGGCCGTCTATTCGCTGGTCGATGCCCGGATGGGCAATGTCGTCGGCGCCTTTGCCGGGGCGCTGGCGGTTGCCAGTGCCGGCCATCTTTACCAATATCTCAGCAAGCGCCCGGCGGCGCTGGTCCAGATTCCCGGCCTGATCACGCTGGTTCCCGGCAGCATGGGCTTTCGCGGCGTGCATGCGCTGATCGAGCAGGACAGCGCGGCCGGCATCAGGCTGATCACCGACATGGTGATGACCGGCGCCGTGCTCGCCGTCGGGCTGCTCCTGGCCAACAATATCCTGCCCCTGCTGTTCGAGCCGCGGGACAACAACCGGGCGGTGTAA
- a CDS encoding Mut7-C ubiquitin/RNAse domain-containing protein, with translation MPENLALPGDLPSADALAGPTTVSFRFYEELNDFIAPARRYRDFELPCAAEANLKHLIEAAGVPHTEVELILVNGVSVGFAARLQPGDRVSIYPKFESLDIGPLLHLRPEPLRVTRFVADAHLGGLARLLRLAGFDTLYDNHFADDEIERLAASDSRIVLTRDRALLKRRGISHGCYVHALKPTAQLVEILARLDLTRRVRPFSLCLECNAPLRAVAKAQIIDTLPLSVREQRQRFSTCAVCQRVFWEGSHWQHMRERLTQAIAAATLQEKTT, from the coding sequence ATGCCGGAAAATCTAGCGTTGCCCGGCGACCTGCCATCCGCCGACGCTCTCGCCGGGCCGACGACGGTCAGTTTCCGTTTCTACGAGGAACTGAACGACTTCATCGCCCCGGCCCGCCGCTATCGCGATTTCGAGCTGCCCTGCGCCGCCGAGGCCAACCTCAAGCATCTGATCGAGGCCGCCGGCGTGCCGCATACCGAGGTCGAGCTGATCCTGGTCAACGGGGTCTCGGTCGGCTTTGCCGCGCGCTTGCAGCCGGGCGACCGCGTCTCCATCTACCCGAAATTCGAAAGCCTCGACATCGGCCCGCTGCTCCACCTGCGCCCGGAACCCCTGCGCGTCACGCGCTTCGTCGCCGACGCGCATCTCGGCGGTCTGGCCCGCCTGCTCCGCCTGGCCGGCTTCGACACGTTGTATGACAACCACTTTGCCGATGACGAGATCGAGCGCCTGGCGGCCAGCGACAGCCGCATCGTGCTGACCCGCGACCGGGCGCTGCTCAAGCGGCGCGGCATCAGCCACGGCTGTTACGTGCATGCGCTGAAACCGACGGCGCAACTGGTCGAAATCCTCGCCCGACTCGATCTCACCCGCCGTGTCCGGCCGTTCTCGCTGTGTCTCGAATGCAACGCGCCGCTCCGCGCGGTGGCCAAAGCCCAGATCATCGACACCCTGCCGCTCAGTGTCCGCGAGCAGCGCCAGCGCTTCAGCACCTGCGCCGTCTGCCAGCGTGTATTCTGGGAAGGCAGTCACTGGCAGCACATGCGCGAGCGGCTGACCCAGGCCATCGCCGCCGCCACCCTCCAGGAAAAAACCACATGA
- the ppsA gene encoding phosphoenolpyruvate synthase: MEPLVIPFEKLRMNDVEQVGGKNSSLGEMISQLADSGVRVPGGFATTAQAYRDFLAQSGLDNKINAALDALDVEDVNALAVCGAQIRQWVIDTPFPMDLTIAITEQYQRLVADSTADMSFAVRSSATAEDLPDASFAGQQETFLNIVGLENIMHAIKEVFASLYNDRAISYRVHKGFLHADVALSAGIQRMVRSDKGAAGVMFTLDTESGFRDAVFVTSSYGLGETVVQGAVNPDEFYVHKPMLAAGKKAVVRRNIGSKMIKMTFSADKTAGKSVITEEVEEAQRHQFSINDEEVMELARYAMIIEKHYGRPMDIEWGKDGIDGKLYILQARPETVQSQAAAGKVEKFKLKQFSKVLASGRAIGQKIGVGPVRIVKDPKEMDQVKPGDVLVADMTDPNWEPVMKRASAIVTNRGGRTCHAAIIARELGIPAIVGCGDATETLTEGEIVTASCTEGDTGHVYRGKLDFEVTSRDITAMPDVPVKVMMNVGNPELAFDFAQLPNAGVGLARVEFIINNVIGIHPKAILDVERLPASKRDEIKRRARGYASPKEFFVEKLVEGVSTIAAAFWPNPVIVRLSDFKSNEYRKLLGGELYEPEEENPMLGFRGASRYVAQSFRDCFEMECRAMKKVREEMGLTNVQLMVPFVRTVGEGQAVVDLLAEHGLKQGEHDLKLIMMCEIPSNALLAEDFLKIFDGFSIGSNDLTQLTLGLDRDSGLVANLFDERDPAVKILLAMAISAANKMGKYIGICGQGPSDHPDLAEWLMDQGISSISLNPDTVVDTWTRLATHKKG; encoded by the coding sequence ATGGAGCCCCTCGTCATCCCCTTTGAAAAGCTGCGCATGAACGACGTCGAGCAAGTCGGCGGCAAAAATTCGTCGCTTGGCGAAATGATCAGCCAGCTGGCCGATTCCGGCGTTCGCGTGCCGGGCGGTTTCGCCACGACGGCGCAGGCCTACCGCGACTTCCTGGCGCAGAGCGGTCTCGACAACAAGATCAACGCCGCCCTCGATGCCCTCGATGTCGAAGATGTGAACGCGCTGGCCGTCTGCGGCGCGCAGATTCGCCAGTGGGTGATCGACACGCCGTTCCCGATGGATCTGACCATCGCCATCACCGAGCAGTATCAGCGTCTGGTCGCCGATTCCACCGCCGACATGTCCTTCGCCGTGCGTTCTTCCGCCACCGCCGAAGACTTGCCGGATGCCTCCTTCGCCGGCCAGCAGGAAACCTTCCTGAACATCGTTGGCCTGGAAAACATCATGCATGCGATCAAGGAAGTGTTCGCTTCGCTGTACAACGACCGCGCCATTTCCTACCGCGTGCACAAGGGCTTCCTGCATGCCGACGTCGCACTGTCGGCCGGTATCCAGCGCATGGTCCGCTCCGACAAGGGCGCCGCCGGCGTGATGTTCACGCTCGACACCGAATCCGGTTTCCGCGATGCCGTCTTCGTCACCTCCAGCTACGGCCTCGGCGAAACGGTGGTGCAGGGCGCCGTCAATCCGGACGAGTTCTATGTGCACAAGCCGATGCTGGCCGCCGGCAAGAAGGCTGTCGTGCGTCGCAACATCGGTTCCAAGATGATCAAGATGACGTTCTCCGCCGACAAGACGGCCGGCAAGTCGGTGATCACCGAAGAAGTCGAAGAAGCCCAGCGCCACCAGTTCTCGATCAACGACGAAGAGGTCATGGAACTGGCCCGCTACGCGATGATCATCGAAAAGCACTACGGTCGTCCGATGGACATCGAGTGGGGCAAGGACGGTATCGACGGCAAGCTGTACATCCTGCAAGCCCGTCCGGAAACCGTGCAGTCGCAGGCAGCGGCCGGCAAGGTCGAGAAATTCAAGCTCAAGCAGTTCTCCAAGGTGCTCGCCTCCGGTCGCGCCATCGGCCAGAAGATCGGCGTCGGCCCGGTCCGTATCGTCAAGGACCCGAAGGAGATGGACCAGGTCAAGCCGGGCGACGTGCTCGTTGCCGACATGACCGATCCGAACTGGGAGCCGGTGATGAAGCGCGCTTCCGCCATCGTCACCAACCGTGGCGGCCGTACCTGCCACGCCGCGATCATCGCCCGCGAACTGGGCATCCCGGCCATCGTCGGCTGCGGCGACGCGACCGAAACGCTGACCGAAGGCGAAATCGTCACGGCTTCGTGTACCGAAGGCGATACCGGCCACGTCTATCGCGGCAAGCTCGATTTCGAAGTCACCTCGCGCGACATCACCGCCATGCCGGACGTCCCGGTCAAGGTCATGATGAACGTCGGCAACCCGGAACTGGCCTTTGATTTCGCCCAGTTGCCGAACGCCGGCGTCGGTCTGGCCCGCGTCGAATTCATCATCAACAACGTCATCGGCATCCACCCGAAAGCCATTCTCGACGTCGAGCGTCTGCCGGCTTCGAAGCGCGACGAAATCAAGCGCCGCGCCCGTGGCTACGCCTCGCCGAAGGAATTCTTCGTCGAAAAGCTGGTTGAAGGTGTCTCCACCATCGCCGCCGCCTTCTGGCCGAACCCGGTGATCGTCCGTCTCTCCGACTTCAAGTCCAACGAATACCGCAAACTGTTGGGCGGCGAGTTGTACGAGCCGGAAGAAGAAAACCCGATGCTCGGTTTCCGTGGCGCCTCGCGTTACGTCGCCCAGAGCTTCCGCGACTGCTTCGAGATGGAATGCCGTGCGATGAAGAAGGTCCGCGAAGAAATGGGCCTGACCAACGTCCAGCTGATGGTGCCGTTCGTCCGCACCGTCGGCGAAGGCCAGGCAGTGGTCGATCTGCTGGCCGAACACGGCCTGAAGCAGGGCGAGCACGACCTCAAGCTCATCATGATGTGCGAAATCCCATCCAACGCGCTGCTCGCCGAAGACTTCCTGAAAATCTTCGACGGTTTCTCGATCGGCTCCAACGACCTGACCCAGCTGACCCTCGGTCTCGACCGTGACTCCGGCCTGGTCGCCAACCTCTTCGACGAACGCGATCCGGCCGTCAAGATCCTGCTGGCCATGGCCATCTCCGCCGCCAACAAGATGGGCAAATACATCGGCATCTGCGGCCAGGGCCCGTCCGATCACCCGGATCTGGCCGAATGGCTGATGGATCAGGGCATCAGCAGCATCTCGCTGAACCCGGATACCGTGGTCGATACCTGGACCCGTCTGGCGACGCACAAGAAGGGCTGA
- the ada gene encoding bifunctional DNA-binding transcriptional regulator/O6-methylguanine-DNA methyltransferase Ada produces MNASNVIECRAAAALRDPRWPAVVARDPAADGDFFYAVRTTGVYCRPSCGARTPRPENVEFHRSAAAAEQAGFRACRRCRPDLPPLVERQAAVVAELCRLIERAEAPPTLHQLAGQAGLSAHHLHRLFKAHTGLTPKAYAAARRAERLRAGLTAERSVTEAVFAAGYNASGRFYAEAAGILGMTASRYRAGGAAAEIRFAIGQCSLGAILVAASERGLCAILLGDDPELLLRDLQDRFAKARLIGGDADFERWVAEVVGFVEAPGIGLTLPLDIRGTAFQQRVWQALREIPAGQTASYSEIARRIGQPQAVRAVAGACAANALAVAIPCHRVVRTDGSLSGYRWGVARKRALLEREGGA; encoded by the coding sequence ATGAATGCCTCGAATGTGATTGAATGCCGCGCTGCGGCGGCTTTGCGCGATCCGCGCTGGCCCGCGGTGGTAGCCCGCGACCCGGCGGCGGATGGCGATTTTTTCTACGCGGTGCGGACAACCGGCGTCTATTGCCGGCCGTCCTGCGGGGCGCGCACCCCACGGCCGGAAAATGTCGAATTCCACCGCTCTGCCGCTGCGGCCGAACAGGCCGGGTTTCGCGCCTGTCGGCGCTGCCGTCCCGATTTGCCGCCGCTGGTCGAACGCCAGGCCGCTGTCGTCGCCGAGCTGTGCCGGCTGATCGAGCGGGCCGAGGCGCCGCCGACGCTGCACCAGCTGGCCGGCCAGGCCGGGCTGAGCGCCCATCACCTGCATCGGCTGTTCAAGGCACACACCGGGCTGACCCCGAAAGCCTACGCCGCGGCGCGGCGGGCCGAACGGCTGCGGGCCGGCCTGACGGCGGAGCGGTCGGTGACCGAAGCGGTGTTCGCCGCCGGCTACAACGCCAGCGGGCGCTTTTACGCCGAGGCGGCGGGTATCCTCGGCATGACGGCCAGCCGTTACCGGGCCGGCGGCGCGGCGGCCGAAATCCGTTTCGCCATCGGCCAGTGCTCGCTCGGCGCCATCCTGGTCGCCGCCAGCGAGCGCGGGCTGTGCGCCATCCTGCTCGGCGATGATCCCGAGCTGTTGCTGCGCGATCTGCAGGATCGCTTTGCCAAGGCCCGACTGATCGGCGGCGACGCCGACTTCGAACGCTGGGTGGCCGAGGTCGTCGGTTTCGTCGAGGCGCCCGGCATCGGCCTGACGCTGCCCCTCGACATTCGCGGCACCGCTTTCCAGCAGCGTGTCTGGCAGGCCTTGCGCGAGATTCCGGCCGGGCAGACGGCGAGCTACAGCGAGATTGCCCGGCGCATCGGCCAGCCACAGGCCGTCCGCGCGGTGGCCGGCGCCTGTGCAGCCAATGCGCTGGCCGTGGCAATCCCCTGTCATCGCGTCGTGCGCACCGACGGCAGCCTGTCCGGCTATCGTTGGGGCGTGGCGCGCAAGCGGGCCTTGCTGGAAAGGGAAGGAGGGGCTTGA
- a CDS encoding ceramidase domain-containing protein: protein MNASPDSAVDIYCERTTSLFWAEPVNALSNLSFIVAALAIVWLMRREPGRAGAASVFLTINLFAIGIGSFLFHTFANRTMMAADLLPIFIYQLAFLLFYARFVAGQKAPTVAGLLALFLLVNLGFLQFPPEWLNGSLLYGGALLFILSIAAYHHATGKREPAIVYLAAGVFVVSLAFRSLDQWSCDWAPLGTHFIWHLLNGLVLYLTTRAYLLNQPSNA, encoded by the coding sequence GTGAACGCCTCGCCCGATAGCGCCGTCGATATCTACTGCGAACGCACCACCAGCCTTTTCTGGGCAGAGCCGGTCAATGCGCTGAGCAACCTGTCTTTCATCGTTGCCGCGCTGGCCATTGTCTGGCTGATGCGCCGCGAGCCGGGGCGGGCCGGCGCCGCATCGGTTTTCCTGACCATCAACCTGTTCGCCATCGGGATCGGCAGCTTCCTTTTCCATACGTTTGCCAACCGCACGATGATGGCCGCCGACCTGCTGCCGATCTTCATCTACCAGTTGGCATTCCTGCTTTTCTACGCGCGCTTCGTTGCCGGACAGAAAGCGCCGACCGTGGCCGGCCTGCTGGCGCTCTTTCTGCTGGTCAACCTGGGATTTTTGCAGTTTCCGCCGGAATGGCTCAACGGGTCGCTGCTCTATGGCGGGGCGCTGCTGTTCATCCTGAGCATCGCCGCCTACCACCACGCCACCGGCAAACGCGAACCGGCGATCGTCTATCTGGCGGCCGGTGTTTTCGTGGTTTCCCTCGCCTTCCGCTCGCTCGACCAGTGGTCATGCGACTGGGCGCCGCTCGGCACCCACTTCATCTGGCACCTGCTCAACGGCCTCGTCCTTTACCTGACCACCCGCGCCTACCTGCTCAACCAGCCGAGCAACGCCTGA
- a CDS encoding GntR family transcriptional regulator, whose amino-acid sequence MPQIKFHVPRISDAVAASLERRILEGSLKPGDRLPPERELSTELGVSRPSLREAIQKLASKGMVQSRQGGGTYVTDRLESSFFDPWQDMMGAHPNLREDLLEFRRMLEGQAAEWAAERATEADMTRLDQTFAALNEAFAGDDLNLRSKADIAFHQAVGESSHNALLGHLSATLLRLMHDNIRLNLGELKNIPAAGTLLKSQHAAIHAAIRERKPQAARAAAETHIDFVRETLAQSLRSAARRESAARRLNTEFSSSDSQSS is encoded by the coding sequence ATGCCGCAGATCAAGTTTCATGTGCCACGTATTTCGGATGCCGTTGCTGCTTCGCTGGAGCGCCGCATTCTCGAAGGCTCGCTGAAACCGGGTGACCGCCTGCCGCCGGAGCGCGAACTATCCACCGAACTGGGCGTGTCGCGCCCCTCGTTGCGCGAAGCAATCCAGAAGCTGGCCTCGAAGGGCATGGTACAGAGCCGGCAGGGCGGCGGGACCTATGTCACCGACCGTCTCGAATCGAGCTTTTTCGACCCCTGGCAGGACATGATGGGGGCGCATCCGAATCTGCGCGAAGACCTCCTCGAATTCCGCCGCATGCTTGAAGGCCAGGCCGCCGAATGGGCTGCCGAGCGGGCCACCGAAGCCGACATGACCCGGCTCGACCAAACCTTTGCCGCGCTCAACGAGGCCTTCGCCGGCGACGACCTCAACCTTCGTTCCAAGGCCGACATCGCGTTTCACCAGGCGGTCGGCGAGTCGTCGCACAACGCCTTGCTCGGCCACTTGTCGGCCACGCTGCTGCGCCTGATGCACGACAACATCCGCCTGAATCTCGGCGAACTGAAAAATATTCCGGCGGCCGGTACGCTGTTGAAGAGCCAGCATGCCGCGATTCACGCGGCGATCCGCGAGCGCAAGCCGCAAGCCGCCCGTGCCGCGGCCGAAACGCACATCGATTTCGTCCGCGAAACCCTGGCCCAGTCGCTGCGTTCGGCGGCCCGGCGGGAAAGCGCCGCGCGCCGCCTGAATACCGAATTTTCATCTTCCGATTCACAATCTTCTTGA
- a CDS encoding glutathione peroxidase — translation MSTSIYDFNATLLNGETVSLDTYRGKVLLIVNTASACGFTPQYAGLETLYRNMQDRGFVILGFPCNQFGGQEPGDAKAIGEFCQINYGVTFPIFAKIEVNGDQAHPLYNYLKHEAAGVLGTEAIKWNFTKFLVNRAGQVVERYAPATKPEDLSDAIAALL, via the coding sequence ATGAGCACTTCGATCTACGACTTCAACGCCACGCTCCTCAACGGTGAGACCGTCAGCCTCGATACCTACCGCGGCAAAGTGCTGCTGATCGTCAATACGGCCAGCGCCTGCGGCTTCACGCCGCAGTACGCCGGACTCGAAACGCTCTACCGGAACATGCAGGACCGGGGCTTCGTTATCCTCGGCTTTCCCTGCAACCAGTTCGGCGGCCAGGAGCCGGGCGATGCCAAGGCCATCGGGGAGTTCTGCCAGATCAACTACGGCGTCACTTTCCCGATCTTCGCCAAGATCGAGGTCAATGGCGACCAGGCCCACCCGCTCTACAACTACCTGAAGCACGAAGCGGCCGGCGTGCTGGGCACCGAGGCGATCAAATGGAATTTCACCAAATTCCTGGTCAACCGCGCAGGCCAGGTAGTCGAGCGCTACGCCCCGGCCACCAAGCCGGAAGACCTGAGCGATGCGATCGCCGCCTTGCTGTAA